A genomic window from Leeia speluncae includes:
- a CDS encoding sensor domain-containing diguanylate cyclase, protein MPQFIHKYRLALIVSLLLLAGFALRTFFVYQNSRHQIRESIIEQGLPLTGDTIYSEINKDILRPIFISSLMAHDTFLKDWIINGEGDVTQINRYLKEVKDKYGTVSSFFISEKTRRYYYGNGVLKTISEKDHHDVWYFRARAMKTDYVVDVDSDEANRGRLTVFINHRVVDSNGKFLGITGVGLTIDKIASFVHEYEKRFNRHIYFADKQGNLVLTGVGQQLKNISGLSNYVGTILSADKMRAPLRLEYVKNQHNMLLNVRYIPDLSWYLLVEQDETEALAGLNRDLVLQMATSTPVLLLILAIIIITIQKNQNQLNHLVSTDALTGCLNRHAFLARIPAWKKRFQRTSKAPQVLLVDLDHFKNINDQFGHLEGDAVLKHIAHLLQEEAHTNEMVVRWGGEEFLLFLQRPDQVEATAERLRKRIASQEIRLGSHPLKITASIGATEWQAGESLDHVVARADIALYEAKHGGRDQVCVR, encoded by the coding sequence GTGCCGCAGTTTATTCATAAATATCGCTTAGCATTAATTGTTAGTTTACTGCTGCTAGCTGGGTTTGCACTCCGCACATTTTTTGTTTATCAAAACTCTCGTCACCAAATTCGCGAAAGTATTATCGAGCAAGGCTTACCGCTCACTGGCGATACGATTTACTCCGAAATCAATAAAGATATTTTACGTCCTATCTTTATTTCTTCACTGATGGCACACGATACGTTCTTAAAGGACTGGATCATCAATGGAGAGGGGGACGTGACACAAATAAACCGTTATTTAAAAGAAGTAAAAGATAAATACGGAACAGTGAGTAGCTTTTTTATTTCAGAAAAGACCCGCCGCTATTATTACGGCAATGGCGTGTTAAAAACCATTAGTGAGAAGGATCATCACGATGTTTGGTATTTCAGAGCACGTGCGATGAAAACCGACTACGTGGTAGATGTGGACTCTGACGAAGCTAATCGTGGGCGGTTAACGGTCTTTATTAACCACAGAGTGGTCGATAGTAACGGCAAGTTTTTGGGGATTACCGGCGTTGGTCTTACGATTGATAAGATCGCTTCTTTTGTTCATGAATATGAAAAGCGCTTTAATCGCCATATTTACTTTGCGGATAAGCAGGGAAATTTAGTTCTGACCGGGGTTGGGCAACAACTCAAAAATATTTCAGGTCTTAGCAACTATGTTGGTACGATTTTATCCGCCGATAAAATGCGTGCACCACTCCGATTAGAATACGTAAAAAATCAGCACAATATGCTGTTAAACGTTCGCTACATTCCTGATTTGAGTTGGTACTTACTGGTTGAACAAGATGAAACGGAAGCATTAGCAGGATTAAATCGCGACCTTGTTTTGCAAATGGCCACCAGCACGCCGGTGCTCCTACTCATTTTAGCCATCATCATTATTACGATTCAGAAGAACCAGAACCAATTAAATCATCTGGTTTCTACCGATGCGTTAACGGGATGTTTAAACCGTCACGCTTTCTTAGCGCGCATTCCTGCTTGGAAAAAACGTTTTCAACGAACATCGAAAGCGCCGCAAGTACTGTTAGTTGACCTTGATCACTTTAAAAATATAAATGATCAGTTTGGCCACTTAGAAGGGGATGCAGTGTTAAAGCACATCGCCCACTTGTTGCAAGAAGAAGCACACACGAATGAAATGGTGGTGCGCTGGGGTGGTGAAGAGTTTTTATTATTCCTTCAACGCCCAGATCAAGTGGAAGCAACAGCAGAAAGATTGCGTAAACGGATTGCCAGCCAAGAAATTCGCTTGGGTAGCCACCCCTTAAAAATCACAGCCAGTATTGGCGCAACAGAATGGCAAGCAGGTGAATCACTCGATCATGTAGTGGCTAGAGCAGATATTGCGCTATACGAAGCCAAACATGGCGGACGTGATCAAGTCTGCGTTCGCTAG
- a CDS encoding TonB-dependent hemoglobin/transferrin/lactoferrin family receptor has product MPTMTRLAMALSMAWGILPAYSADQPTPSEDETVLLKEVTVTATRTARKVDNVPNTVSVITKAQIDEKGAQNVKDMLEDELDVSVRSAPTRFTAAGASTGRAGNESVNIRGLEGNQVLMMVDGVRLPNSFSFGSMATSRADFIDIEGLKAVEVLRGPTSTQFGSDGLAGAVSFRTLDPSDVLKKDQTLGGYIKTSYASIDQSLSTTAAVAGQNEDWQGLLVTNYRKGHETENMGSDNSQNSNRTAANPVDYDSQYVLGKLKYRVNAANQLGIAFEDLKRDQETEVYSARAVTASASTSVIDTDATDHTKRQRVSIEHQFSDVNAPWFQKAETKLYWQKAEVNQFTTEDRYTAADRTRDNHYKQDVVGISSLFESNLSGAVNQRLTYGFDWSQSNLSSLRDGTVAPAGETFPSKPFPDTKYTLAGAFIQDEIELGKLSIIPGLRFDSYQLTPSSSGYTGTIVNLSDQAVTPRLGLIWKLDPAFSPYLQVAKGFKAPTPDQVNTSFSNPTYGYTSVGNANLKAERVNSIELGLRGKTDQFRYSVSAFDNRYKDFISQQVVSGSGTSADPSVYQYINLANAHIRGLEARTEWNLTDKWSMNAGFAYAKGDSTSGSTTTPLDSINPLKVVWGIGYDAGTYGGKATITHSKAKKANEVGSVNGSAQFTTPAYTIMDLSLYWKPSKQLTFNANLNNVFNKKYWRWSDARGLTANSSVIDAYTAAGRNFVVTMKYDF; this is encoded by the coding sequence ATGCCAACGATGACCCGTTTGGCGATGGCACTAAGCATGGCTTGGGGAATATTGCCCGCCTATAGCGCTGATCAGCCAACTCCATCTGAAGATGAAACCGTTTTACTCAAAGAAGTGACGGTTACTGCGACACGTACCGCACGAAAAGTAGATAACGTCCCGAATACCGTCAGTGTCATTACCAAAGCACAGATCGATGAAAAAGGTGCGCAGAATGTAAAAGACATGCTCGAAGATGAGCTAGATGTGTCTGTGCGCAGTGCGCCAACCCGCTTTACTGCGGCGGGTGCATCAACAGGACGGGCAGGTAACGAGAGCGTCAATATCCGCGGGTTAGAAGGCAACCAAGTGCTGATGATGGTGGATGGGGTTCGTTTACCGAATAGTTTCTCTTTTGGATCGATGGCGACATCTAGAGCGGATTTTATCGATATTGAAGGGTTAAAAGCCGTAGAAGTATTGCGTGGCCCGACTTCTACCCAATTTGGTAGCGATGGATTAGCAGGCGCGGTTAGCTTTAGAACGTTAGACCCAAGTGATGTACTGAAGAAAGATCAAACACTTGGTGGTTATATCAAGACAAGTTACGCCAGCATTGATCAATCGCTAAGCACAACAGCGGCGGTTGCCGGCCAAAATGAAGATTGGCAAGGTTTACTAGTGACCAATTATCGTAAAGGTCATGAAACCGAGAATATGGGCAGCGATAATAGCCAAAACAGTAACCGCACAGCAGCAAACCCGGTGGACTATGATAGCCAGTATGTGCTTGGGAAACTGAAGTATCGCGTCAATGCAGCCAACCAATTAGGTATTGCGTTTGAAGATCTAAAACGCGATCAAGAGACTGAAGTGTACTCTGCCCGTGCGGTCACAGCGAGTGCGTCAACTAGCGTGATTGATACCGATGCGACCGACCACACTAAGCGTCAACGCGTTTCGATCGAACATCAATTTAGTGATGTGAATGCCCCTTGGTTCCAAAAAGCGGAAACCAAACTGTATTGGCAAAAAGCAGAAGTGAATCAATTCACTACCGAAGATCGCTATACGGCAGCAGATCGCACGAGAGATAACCATTACAAGCAAGATGTTGTCGGGATTTCTAGCTTATTTGAAAGCAATTTAAGTGGTGCCGTTAACCAGCGCTTAACCTATGGTTTTGATTGGAGCCAATCGAACCTGTCTAGTTTACGTGATGGAACCGTGGCGCCGGCTGGTGAAACCTTCCCAAGCAAACCCTTTCCAGATACAAAATACACCCTAGCAGGTGCCTTTATTCAAGATGAAATTGAATTAGGTAAGCTAAGCATTATCCCTGGCTTACGATTTGATTCGTACCAGCTAACCCCTTCATCCTCTGGCTATACCGGTACTATTGTTAATTTATCTGATCAAGCGGTAACGCCAAGACTAGGGCTTATTTGGAAACTCGACCCAGCCTTCTCGCCTTATTTGCAAGTCGCCAAAGGCTTTAAAGCGCCGACACCAGACCAAGTGAATACCTCGTTTAGCAATCCGACCTATGGCTATACCAGTGTCGGTAACGCCAATCTAAAAGCGGAACGCGTCAATAGCATTGAGCTGGGTTTACGCGGTAAGACAGATCAATTCCGTTATTCGGTGTCCGCCTTTGATAACCGCTACAAAGACTTTATTAGTCAGCAAGTAGTAAGCGGTTCTGGTACGTCGGCAGACCCGAGTGTTTATCAGTACATCAACCTAGCCAATGCCCACATTCGCGGCCTAGAAGCACGCACTGAATGGAATCTCACTGATAAATGGTCGATGAATGCTGGCTTTGCCTATGCCAAAGGCGACAGTACAAGCGGAAGCACCACCACCCCACTCGATAGCATTAATCCACTAAAAGTGGTTTGGGGTATTGGTTACGATGCCGGCACGTATGGTGGTAAAGCAACCATCACACATAGCAAAGCGAAGAAGGCGAATGAAGTAGGTTCCGTAAATGGAAGCGCCCAATTTACCACGCCCGCTTACACCATTATGGACCTTTCCCTCTACTGGAAGCCAAGCAAACAACTAACCTTCAATGCCAACTTAAACAACGTGTTTAACAAGAAATACTGGCGTTGGTCGGATGCTAGGGGCTTAACCGCGAATAGTAGCGTCATTGATGCGTATACCGCTGCCGGACGTAATTTTGTCGTCACGATGAAGTATGACTTCTAA
- a CDS encoding HugZ family pyridoxamine 5'-phosphate oxidase → MGSILDLAVFKKECDAFPSQFASLQLATVSASGEPEASYAPFVEKDGRYYIFVSELAAHTHNLRHHPQCSALFIEDETSASHVFGRKRLTLSCEVTHCPRDEAKFDVVLNAFEEKFGRFIEVLRKLADFHLYELQPVRGAFVAGFAKAFVLEGNGLSEFRHRNEVGHQTTGKAHQSEMDALAAPNRTAH, encoded by the coding sequence ATGGGATCGATTCTAGATTTAGCCGTTTTTAAAAAAGAGTGCGATGCGTTTCCGTCGCAGTTTGCTAGCCTGCAGCTCGCCACCGTCAGCGCTTCTGGTGAGCCAGAGGCAAGCTATGCACCTTTCGTTGAGAAGGATGGAAGATACTACATTTTTGTGAGTGAACTGGCGGCACATACCCACAATCTGCGTCATCACCCGCAATGCAGTGCGCTATTTATTGAAGACGAAACCAGCGCCAGCCATGTGTTTGGCAGAAAACGGCTGACGCTTTCTTGCGAAGTGACCCATTGTCCGAGAGACGAAGCAAAATTTGACGTCGTACTCAATGCATTTGAAGAAAAGTTTGGCCGCTTTATCGAAGTACTTCGAAAACTAGCGGATTTTCATCTGTATGAATTACAACCGGTTCGCGGTGCATTTGTGGCCGGATTTGCCAAGGCCTTTGTACTAGAAGGCAATGGACTTTCTGAGTTCCGTCATCGCAATGAAGTGGGACACCAAACCACTGGCAAAGCACATCAGTCTGAAATGGACGCACTCGCTGCGCCCAATAGAACTGCGCACTAG
- a CDS encoding energy transducer TonB — MKKIHRPVAFAHVSSLVFHIGMGLLIVACLPDAKSDYHRSSTSNRSLNISFEIETVKPSEALVPEPQTDIQPEPTKAVSPHPKPQTALSHQSKPVVASTVNAMAQTSHTIETSLPNLTTTVKSSTSSNSVTTEKTQSVGVEATRLSAANTPAAQPSTVEQTITKAKPDYAFNPSPNYPSLLREQGVGGVVWIKVWVNEEGKPREIAVKKGSGYRLLDEAALAAVEQWRFFPAKKGNETVASWVEFPVRFSLDT, encoded by the coding sequence ATGAAAAAGATCCATCGCCCCGTTGCGTTTGCACATGTCAGTAGTCTCGTTTTCCATATTGGCATGGGTCTATTGATCGTCGCTTGCTTACCGGATGCAAAGTCTGATTATCACAGGTCATCCACTAGCAATCGGTCACTCAACATTAGTTTTGAGATCGAGACAGTAAAACCATCGGAAGCGCTCGTCCCTGAGCCCCAAACAGATATTCAACCGGAACCAACGAAGGCAGTTTCGCCACATCCCAAACCGCAGACAGCCTTATCCCACCAGTCTAAACCAGTGGTTGCCTCAACCGTCAATGCCATGGCTCAAACTAGCCACACAATAGAAACGTCTTTGCCTAACCTAACCACGACCGTCAAATCGTCAACCAGCAGCAATTCGGTCACCACAGAGAAAACGCAAAGCGTCGGTGTAGAAGCGACTCGTCTTTCTGCTGCAAACACCCCCGCTGCACAGCCAAGCACGGTCGAGCAGACGATTACAAAAGCCAAACCGGATTATGCGTTCAACCCTAGCCCAAACTACCCTTCCCTACTAAGAGAACAAGGTGTGGGTGGGGTGGTATGGATTAAAGTCTGGGTGAATGAGGAAGGCAAGCCACGAGAAATTGCGGTTAAAAAAGGGAGTGGTTACCGACTGCTAGATGAAGCGGCATTGGCCGCAGTAGAACAATGGCGATTCTTTCCTGCAAAGAAAGGCAATGAAACTGTTGCTAGCTGGGTAGAGTTTCCTGTTCGTTTCAGCCTAGATACATAA
- a CDS encoding FecCD family ABC transporter permease → MRVEVMQRLSLLHWLKLSPWASLSLMTLCAILFALQAGAVPVSFVDWQAGWQHRWETLNGSAYVLWEIRLPRILFALLIGAVLGLCGTLTQGLFRNPLADPGLLGISSGAACAAALSIVFLSNLDSIPFSWRPWLLPATAFIGAVGVCLLLDRFSHWLTMGSIAGLLLTGIALNAIAAAILGLCTYLATDEQLRSLSFWTLGSLSAANWVLVGVVAVLLIGSFFAVKHLLSQMNALAMGETVATHIGINVHRLRLKVVLLVALLSGFAVAWCGMIGFIGLIAPHLVRTLLGADLRTLAPLSMLMGSVLLLIADTAARTLVIPAEIPVGTFTSLFGAAFFLSLLNSQRKMR, encoded by the coding sequence ATGCGAGTAGAAGTGATGCAGCGACTATCGCTACTGCACTGGTTAAAACTCTCTCCGTGGGCAAGCCTTAGTCTAATGACGCTATGCGCCATTCTCTTTGCCTTACAAGCAGGCGCAGTACCTGTCAGCTTCGTCGATTGGCAAGCGGGCTGGCAGCATCGCTGGGAGACACTCAACGGTAGCGCATACGTGCTATGGGAAATTCGTTTACCACGGATTTTATTTGCCCTACTGATTGGTGCCGTGTTGGGGCTGTGCGGCACGCTAACGCAAGGGTTGTTTCGCAACCCTTTAGCGGACCCGGGTCTACTTGGCATCAGTAGTGGTGCCGCATGTGCTGCCGCATTAAGTATCGTTTTCCTCTCTAATTTAGACAGTATTCCTTTTAGCTGGCGACCATGGTTACTACCAGCGACAGCCTTTATCGGGGCGGTTGGTGTTTGTTTATTGTTAGATCGGTTTAGCCATTGGCTAACCATGGGCTCAATTGCGGGCTTATTGCTGACGGGAATCGCGCTTAATGCGATTGCCGCCGCGATTCTGGGACTATGCACTTACTTAGCAACAGATGAACAATTACGCAGCCTTTCATTTTGGACATTGGGCTCATTAAGTGCGGCCAACTGGGTATTGGTAGGCGTCGTAGCGGTACTTCTGATAGGCAGCTTCTTTGCGGTGAAACACTTACTTTCCCAAATGAATGCGCTTGCCATGGGAGAAACCGTTGCCACCCATATTGGCATCAATGTGCATCGCTTACGGTTAAAAGTAGTGTTGCTAGTCGCCCTACTCAGCGGGTTTGCAGTTGCATGGTGCGGCATGATCGGCTTTATTGGATTAATTGCTCCGCATTTAGTCAGAACATTACTTGGCGCAGACTTGCGTACATTAGCACCGCTATCGATGCTAATGGGTAGTGTCCTATTACTGATCGCCGATACGGCAGCAAGAACCCTCGTCATCCCCGCAGAAATCCCTGTAGGCACCTTTACCTCTTTATTTGGTGCTGCTTTTTTTCTTTCTTTACTCAATAGCCAACGAAAAATGAGGTGA
- a CDS encoding heme/hemin ABC transporter substrate-binding protein, with translation MRGLKTPATLPRLDRRSLLQYGGAISCLTLLQPLTEALAAGARLPSRVVSIGGALTEMVYALGAAPQLAGVDTTSLFPQAATKLPSVGYARALSVEGILSLAPDLILATEDAGPPDVIRKLQSAKVNVAILPANHQFEGMLTRFQAVGKLLGKEALANKQIQQLKADWAAARTQITTGTRSKKKVLFVLSHGPSQIMVGGKETSADAMLDYVGMDNAMGNVSGYKPMTTEAVIAAQPDIVLFTSQGLSAIGGVNGALKLPGIAQTPAGKSQRIVSQEAMLMLGFGPRMPQALQALDQVLQQSLKA, from the coding sequence ATGCGCGGCTTAAAGACTCCTGCGACGCTCCCCCGCTTAGATCGCAGAAGCTTACTGCAATATGGCGGAGCCATCAGCTGTTTAACCCTATTGCAACCGCTGACAGAGGCCTTAGCTGCCGGAGCACGTTTGCCCAGTCGTGTTGTGTCGATTGGTGGCGCATTAACGGAAATGGTGTATGCCTTGGGTGCAGCACCACAGCTAGCCGGGGTGGATACCACATCGCTATTTCCTCAGGCCGCGACGAAATTGCCAAGCGTTGGTTATGCGCGTGCATTGTCGGTTGAAGGCATTTTATCACTCGCGCCGGATCTTATTTTGGCAACAGAAGATGCGGGCCCTCCCGATGTCATTCGCAAATTACAATCGGCCAAAGTCAATGTAGCGATTTTACCCGCTAACCATCAATTTGAAGGCATGCTTACCCGCTTCCAAGCGGTAGGCAAATTACTTGGCAAAGAGGCGCTCGCCAACAAACAGATTCAACAGCTAAAAGCCGACTGGGCGGCTGCGCGCACTCAGATTACTACGGGAACGAGAAGTAAAAAGAAAGTCTTGTTTGTGCTATCTCACGGCCCTAGCCAGATCATGGTAGGAGGCAAGGAAACCAGTGCAGATGCCATGCTGGACTATGTGGGCATGGACAATGCGATGGGGAATGTAAGCGGCTATAAGCCCATGACAACCGAAGCCGTCATCGCGGCACAACCAGATATTGTGTTATTTACCAGCCAAGGCTTATCCGCGATTGGCGGGGTAAATGGCGCATTAAAACTGCCTGGTATTGCTCAGACGCCGGCGGGGAAATCGCAACGGATAGTGTCCCAAGAAGCAATGTTAATGCTTGGGTTTGGACCAAGGATGCCGCAAGCGCTTCAAGCACTGGATCAAGTGCTTCAACAATCATTAAAGGCGTGA
- the hemP gene encoding hemin uptake protein HemP, translating into MNTYHPSIDELAASVSRAKNNGVEQRHPAPVSSTQLLGKDGVLEILHDGQLYLLRKTSTGKLILTK; encoded by the coding sequence ATGAATACTTATCACCCTTCTATCGATGAGCTTGCAGCATCGGTTTCTCGTGCAAAAAACAATGGCGTAGAACAGCGCCACCCCGCGCCTGTGTCTAGTACGCAATTGCTTGGCAAAGATGGCGTATTAGAAATATTGCATGATGGCCAGTTATATCTGCTAAGGAAAACCTCGACAGGTAAGCTCATTTTAACTAAGTAA
- a CDS encoding hemin-degrading factor, whose protein sequence is MTNREADLVIRVAALKQSTGKRYIEVAAELGLSEGEMIAAHQQLPSDMSALSSQALLPRWSEIIQALESVGEVMALTRNPACVHEKTGVYQLKSNESTHIGLVIGTEIDLRLFYKEWAYGFAVTDQSGKTEQISLQFFDHQGVAIHKVYLKPTSNREAFFTLVSRFQSAEKLVLPPKAALQPVAKIDAPDDRIDINGFRTAWRSLRDTHEFFGLLKQFGVSRTQGLRLAEPEFAQAVDKSSTHQILESAASLGIEIMVFVVNHGVIQIHTGTVTKIAVMGPWLNVLDPGFNLHLREDLIANSWVVRKPTVDGLVTSLEIYDEAGNVIAMFFGARKPGKPERCEWRRLIDGLLEESTSCAA, encoded by the coding sequence ATGACGAATAGAGAAGCGGATTTAGTGATTCGTGTCGCGGCCTTAAAGCAATCTACCGGCAAACGTTATATCGAAGTGGCCGCAGAACTTGGCTTAAGTGAAGGTGAAATGATCGCAGCTCACCAGCAACTGCCATCGGATATGAGTGCATTATCTAGCCAAGCGTTATTACCGCGCTGGTCTGAGATTATTCAAGCATTAGAAAGCGTGGGGGAAGTTATGGCGCTAACCCGCAACCCCGCTTGCGTTCATGAAAAAACCGGCGTCTACCAATTGAAGTCGAATGAATCGACACATATTGGCTTGGTGATTGGAACTGAAATTGATCTGCGCCTCTTTTATAAAGAATGGGCGTATGGTTTTGCAGTGACCGATCAGTCCGGCAAAACAGAACAAATTAGTCTGCAATTCTTTGATCATCAAGGCGTGGCCATACACAAAGTGTATTTAAAACCGACAAGTAATCGGGAAGCTTTTTTTACGTTGGTTAGCCGTTTCCAAAGTGCAGAAAAACTCGTCTTACCACCGAAGGCAGCCCTGCAACCAGTTGCCAAAATAGATGCGCCCGATGATCGGATTGATATAAATGGATTTAGAACTGCCTGGCGTAGCCTACGCGACACCCATGAGTTTTTTGGCTTACTCAAGCAATTTGGCGTGAGCCGAACACAAGGATTACGCCTAGCCGAACCGGAGTTTGCACAAGCGGTCGATAAATCGAGCACCCATCAGATTTTAGAAAGTGCGGCGAGCCTAGGTATCGAAATCATGGTGTTTGTGGTTAACCACGGTGTGATCCAAATTCACACAGGTACGGTGACGAAAATTGCGGTAATGGGACCTTGGCTAAATGTGTTAGATCCGGGGTTTAATCTTCATCTAAGAGAAGACCTGATTGCGAATAGTTGGGTCGTTCGTAAACCCACCGTTGATGGTTTAGTCACCTCTCTAGAAATTTATGATGAGGCAGGCAATGTCATTGCTATGTTTTTTGGTGCGAGAAAACCCGGCAAGCCTGAGCGTTGTGAATGGCGTCGTCTGATTGATGGGTTACTAGAGGAGAGCACCTCATGCGCGGCTTAA
- a CDS encoding ABC transporter ATP-binding protein: MRELANTSPPILAVDNVGVSLGNATFGPFQFSVSRKERIAIIGPSGAGKSTLLSLISRERLKGEGQLFLHQQAIEDYSLAELSQIRAVLPQQHDVAFGFECKLIVQLGRVSKRFDPQLGKIVQSAAKLAQAEHLLNRRFDSLSGGEKARIHLARVFAQLWDVEGGLLLVDEPLSALDPGLQLSLMASIQQFVAEREHGLVAILHDMNQAIQHFDQILMIQSGQQFGYLPASPLIRPALETLYGIQLETALSESGTSLLVPKETRHMSELAA, translated from the coding sequence ATGAGAGAGTTAGCCAATACATCACCGCCAATTTTGGCAGTCGACAATGTCGGCGTATCGCTTGGTAATGCCACCTTTGGCCCATTTCAGTTTTCAGTCAGTCGCAAGGAAAGAATCGCCATCATTGGTCCAAGTGGTGCCGGAAAATCGACCCTTCTGAGTTTGATTAGCCGCGAGCGTCTAAAGGGAGAAGGTCAACTCTTCCTGCACCAGCAAGCCATTGAAGACTACTCTCTTGCCGAACTTAGTCAGATCCGTGCGGTACTGCCCCAGCAACATGATGTTGCCTTTGGTTTTGAGTGTAAGTTAATTGTTCAGTTAGGACGGGTCAGTAAACGGTTTGATCCGCAGCTTGGCAAGATTGTCCAATCCGCAGCGAAGCTAGCCCAAGCAGAGCATTTGCTTAATAGACGATTTGACTCTCTCTCTGGCGGGGAAAAAGCGCGCATCCATCTTGCCCGAGTGTTTGCCCAACTTTGGGATGTGGAAGGCGGATTGCTATTAGTGGACGAACCGTTGTCCGCACTCGACCCGGGGCTACAGTTATCACTCATGGCGAGTATTCAGCAATTTGTTGCCGAGCGTGAGCATGGTCTAGTCGCCATCTTGCACGATATGAACCAAGCTATTCAGCACTTCGACCAGATACTGATGATTCAATCGGGTCAGCAATTTGGGTATTTGCCGGCGTCACCCCTCATTCGCCCCGCCTTAGAAACGCTATACGGCATTCAGTTAGAAACTGCCCTCTCGGAATCTGGCACTAGTCTCTTAGTGCCAAAGGAAACTCGGCATATGAGCGAGTTAGCCGCATGA